From Micromonospora sp. NBC_01699, a single genomic window includes:
- a CDS encoding acyltransferase family protein: MRRRPAHPWRGLNRLAANTPAERERYLDLLRALAIAAVVIGHWLIIVIDYDRSGRLTGHSALVDLPAARPGTWLFQVMPIFFLVGGYANAASLSSHQRQGDRAVDWLLDRCGRLLRPTTALIVVLAASALGSQVIGADADQVRPVIWFATIPLWFLAAYLTVVALAPVTYALHRRFGLAVPLLLLVLVVGGDLARLSGPEWYGSGNFLFGWLAVHQLGYAWRDTRTGAGRAGRELSRTRLPMGPGVGVRLLLGGFAVLLALTLAGPYPISMVNIPGERLHNMSPPSLALLANATWQLGLILLLRAPAERWLRRPRPWLAVVAANAVVLTIFLWHITAAVLLVGALDALDTLPTPTVGSGTWWLWRLPWLVALTMLLALLVAIFSPIETGGPRSRFLPLRPIRRRPAVPPRRPAVPLRRPAAPLPRAGRPTHRIDAVLSRTTPRSVLTGAALAAVVAALLQNSLTAKDSPEPLGLPTAALISYLTGSATLRRLKSPPPAPPPRPPPPPRPPPPDPRRSRANTC; the protein is encoded by the coding sequence ATGCGGCGTCGGCCGGCTCACCCGTGGCGCGGCCTGAACCGACTCGCCGCGAACACCCCCGCCGAACGCGAGCGCTACCTCGACCTGCTACGCGCCCTGGCGATCGCCGCCGTGGTGATCGGCCACTGGCTGATCATCGTGATCGACTACGACCGGTCGGGCCGGCTCACCGGCCACTCGGCCCTGGTCGACCTCCCCGCCGCCCGGCCGGGGACCTGGCTGTTCCAGGTCATGCCGATCTTCTTCCTGGTCGGCGGGTACGCCAACGCCGCCTCGCTGAGCAGCCACCAGCGGCAGGGCGATCGGGCGGTCGACTGGCTGCTGGACCGGTGCGGGCGACTGCTGCGGCCGACCACGGCACTGATCGTCGTGCTGGCCGCCTCGGCGCTGGGCTCGCAGGTGATCGGGGCGGACGCCGATCAGGTACGCCCGGTGATCTGGTTCGCCACCATCCCGCTCTGGTTCCTGGCCGCGTACCTGACCGTGGTGGCACTGGCCCCGGTGACGTACGCGCTGCACCGGCGCTTCGGGCTCGCCGTACCGCTGCTGCTGCTGGTGCTGGTGGTCGGGGGCGACCTGGCCCGGCTGTCCGGTCCGGAGTGGTACGGCAGCGGCAACTTCCTGTTCGGCTGGCTCGCCGTACACCAGCTCGGTTATGCCTGGCGGGACACGCGGACCGGCGCCGGACGGGCCGGGCGCGAGCTGTCGCGCACCCGGCTGCCGATGGGCCCCGGCGTCGGCGTCCGGCTGCTGCTCGGCGGCTTCGCCGTGCTGCTGGCGCTGACGCTGGCCGGGCCGTACCCGATCAGCATGGTCAACATTCCGGGCGAGCGCCTGCACAACATGTCCCCGCCGAGCCTCGCCCTGCTGGCCAACGCGACCTGGCAACTCGGCCTCATCCTGCTGCTGCGCGCCCCGGCGGAACGCTGGCTGCGCCGACCCCGACCGTGGCTGGCCGTGGTGGCGGCGAACGCGGTCGTGCTGACGATCTTCCTCTGGCACATCACCGCGGCGGTGCTGCTGGTCGGGGCGCTGGACGCGCTGGACACGCTGCCCACCCCGACCGTGGGCAGTGGCACCTGGTGGCTCTGGCGGCTGCCCTGGCTGGTCGCGCTGACCATGCTGCTGGCCCTGCTGGTGGCGATCTTCAGCCCGATCGAGACCGGTGGCCCCCGCTCCCGGTTCCTACCCCTCAGACCGATCCGGCGACGACCCGCCGTACCCCCGCGACGACCTGCCGTACCCCTGCGACGACCCGCCGCGCCCCTCCCCCGAGCTGGACGGCCGACGCACCGGATCGACGCCGTACTGAGCCGCACGACACCACGGTCCGTACTCACCGGTGCCGCGCTGGCCGCCGTAGTCGCCGCCCTGCTGCAAAACAGCCTGACCGCGAAGGACTCACCGGAACCACTCGGCCTACCCACCGCCGCCCTGATCAGCTACCTAACC